From Gopherus flavomarginatus isolate rGopFla2 chromosome 7, rGopFla2.mat.asm, whole genome shotgun sequence, the proteins below share one genomic window:
- the LOC127055062 gene encoding C-X-C motif chemokine 6-like, which yields MVYKLIVALAVVALTSSHELTMNSGRCSCLRTTDKIVFGPNQFKTIEILPASASCESVEIIVNLKSGRQICLDPNASQIRNIFQQLIKKKGRKNDKPRI from the exons ATGGTGTACAAGCTCATTGTCGCACTTGCAGTCGTTGCTCTAACTTCTTCACACG aaTTAACGATGAACAGTGGGAGATGCTCATGCCTTCGAACTACAGATAAGATTGTGTTTGGTCCTAACCAGTTTAAGACGATAGAAATTCTCCCTGCATCTGCCTCATGTGAAAGTGTGGAAATAAT agtaAACTTGAAAAGTGGCAGACAAATATGCTTGGATCCCAATGCAAGCCAGATAAGAAATATTTTCCAGCAGCTCATCAA gaagaagggaaggaaaaacGATAAGCCCAGAATCTGA